The Streptomyces sp. NBC_00162 sequence GTGTCCTCTGTGTCCACTGCGTCCACTGCGGAGGTCATGCCTCGGCAGTCTGCCACCCGCGGGCCGCCGAGGCGTGGAGTCAGACGGTGCCGGAGTCGGCCGTGCCGAATTCCAGGACCGCCTCGTCGACGATCCGCTCCAGGCGGGCGTGGTGGGCGCCGCGCCAGTAGACGCGCTCGCAGTCGGTGCACTGGGCGAAGACGTCGTAGGAGCGGTGCGTGCCGTGTTCGAGGCGGTCGCCGACGCTGTCCTTGTCGGCCTCGTGGAGCGGGCCGTTGCAGGCGGTGCAGCGGGTCCACGGGGCGAGTGCGGGTGCGAACCGGCCGAGGATGTCGCGCAGTTGGTCGTCTGGGTTGTCGCTGTAGACGTACGCGCCGGCGAAGAGCTCGCGGCGGCGCAGCAGTCCGCGGTCGCGGGAGAGCAGTACGCGCTGTTCGGCGGCGGAGCGGGTGGCGAGGGCCGGGTCGCCGATGTCCTCGTTCTCGTAGGCGGCGTCGACGCCGAGCAGGCGCAGGCGGCGGGCGAGGGTGCCGAGGTGTACGTCGAGGAGGAAGCGGAGCGGTGCGCCGGGGACCTGCTGGGGGCGGTCGACCCCGAACACCTCGACGGACTGGCCGTCTTGGGGCACGTAGGAGACGGGCACCTCGCGGCCGTCGACGAGGAGGCGGCCGACTTCGGTGAGCGGGACGCCGGCCGATTCGACGACGTGGCCGAGGCTGGAGGCGCCGTCGGTCGCGGTCGGTACCCGTTCGGCGCGCCGGCTGGGCGCGGCGAACAGGCGCAGTTCGGGGGCGAGGGTGAGCTGAATGCCGGGTCCGTTCACCCTGTCAGCATGCCACTGCCGGGGCGGTGGATGCGGCCGAATTACGGGGTCGCGGTGGTCTGGTCGTAGCTCTCGCGATGGGTGTTGACCTCGTCGAAGTGGTTTTCGGCCCAGAGTTTCACGGAGGAGAGGAGGCAGCCGAGGCTGCTGCCGAGATCGGTCAGCCGGTAGTCGACGCGTACGGGGACGGTGGGGGTCACGGTGCGGGTGACCAGTCCGTCGCGTTCGAGGGAGCGCAGGGTCTGGGTGAGCATCTTCTGGCTGACGCCGGGGATCTTGCGCCCGAGGTCGCTGTAGCGCATGGAGCGGTCCTCGGCCTGGCCGAGGGCGCTGACGATGAGGCCGACCCACTTGTCGCTGATCCGCGCCAGGAGCTGGCTGGTGGGGCATTCCTTGAGGAAGGCGTCATAGGCGAAGCGGGCCTCTTCGCGGAGGGCTGCGGCGGTGCGGGTGGCCATGTGTGCCCACTTCCGGGTCGGGTACGCACCCCGAAGTGCGTACTTACGAAAGGAGAGTACCTCTCCCTAGGTTAGTGCTCATCGAGGACGAACCGAATGGGAGTGGACGATGACCGAGCAGATGATGTCGGCGGTAGTGGTGAACGAGTTCGGCGGCCCGGAGCGGGTCGAGTCGGCCGAGGTGCCGGTGCCGCGCCCGGCGGCGGGGCAGGTCCTGATCCGGGTGCGGGCCGCCGGGCTGAACCCGGTGGACGGCGCCGTCCGCGCCGGCGTCTTCGGCGGCGCCGGGCAGCGGCTCGGTCTCGGCTGGGACGCGGCGGGGGAGATCGCCGAGGTCGGCGCGGACGTGACCGGCTGGAGCCGCGGCGACCGGGTCGTGGGGCTGCACTACGGGCCGGTGAAGCCGCTGGGCACGCATGCGGAGTACGCCGTGCTCGACGCCTCCGCCGTGGCGGCCGCGCCGGCCACCGTGGACGCCGTGGCCGCGGCCGCGCTCCCGCTGGGCGGGCTCACCGCGGCACGCGCCGTGGACCAGCTGGGCCTCGCCCCCGGGGCCACGCTGCTCGTCACCGGCGCGGCGGGCGTGGTCGGCGGCCTCGCGGTCCAGCTCGCGGCGCGGGCGGGCCTCGTGGTGACGGCCCTGGCGGGTGTTGAGGACGAGGAGCTCGTACGGTCGCTGGGCGCGGCCGCCTTCGTACCGCGCGGCGCGGCTCCGGCCGGGCCGGTGGACGGGGTCCTGGACGCGGCCGTGCTGGGGGAGCCCGCGCTGGGCTTCGTCCGCGACGGCGGGGTCTACGTCGGGCTGAGGCCCGGCGCCGCCCCGGCGGCGGAGCGCGGGATCCGGGTCGAGGAGCAGGAGGTCGCCGCGGACGGGAGGCACCTGGCCCGCCTGGTCGCCCTCGTCGACGAGGGCGCCCTCACCCTCCGGGTCGCGGACGCCTTCCCGCTGGCGGATGCCCAGAAGGCCCACGCCCTCCTCGCGACCCCGGGCACGCGCGGCCGGATCATCCTGACGGCGTGACGGGGCGGAGCCGGTAGCACCAGTCGAAGCTGGGGTGGGGGACTCCGGGCGGGTACTCGAAGTCGACCTCACCCAGGCACTCGAAGCCCGCCCGGCGGCAGACCGCGTTCGAGGCCGCGTGGTCGGTGCCCGGGAAGGCGTGGACGGTGTCGCGGGAGCCGTGGATGCGCGCGTAGGCCAGGAGTTCCGTCAGCGCGGCCACGGCCAGCCCCCGCCCCTGGAACTCGGGCAGGACACCCCAGCCGGCCTCGTAGACCGGCTCGCCCTGCCACTCCCGCTCCCAGAAGCCGATGCTCCCGACGCTCTCCCCGGAGCCCTCCAGCACCACCCGGAACATCCGCCCGGCCGCGGGCTCCCGCGCACTCAGGGCCTCGTACCGCCGCTGCCGGTCGTGCAGCTTCTCGGCGGGCTCCGGCCCGCCCAGGTACCGGGTCATGACGGCCTCGTTCTTGCGCTCCAACATCCAGAAGTCCCCGGCACCCCAGGGAGTCAGCAGCACGGATTCCATGCGCCAAGGCTGCCAGAGGCCGACCTCGGTCCTCCGGGTGCCGGATGCCGGGTACAGGGGCGCGGGCCGCGTCGTAGGTGGGGGCGTAAAGGGGTGAGAGGGGGCGCAGGGGCGTGTGGGGGGTGTGGTGGGAGGTGGGGATGGGCAGCGGGTCGGTTCAGAGTCCCGCGAAAGGAATGTTTGTGGACACCATCACCGCTAAGGGTCATATCTTCGCCATGCTCGATGTGGACGGCGACGGGGTGATCTCCCGGCGCGAGTACCTCGCCCGCCCCGAGCGTGCGGCCGTGGCGCTGGGGCGGAGGGCGCAGGACCCGCTCGTCGCCGTCGCCCGTACCGCCCATGAGCGGGTCTTCGCGTCGATGGACGCGAACGGCGACGGAGAGGTGAGCTTCGAGGAGTACGCGGCGTGGGCGGGCGCCGAGGCCTTCGACGAGGTCTGCCGGCAGGCGTTGGGGTCGCTGTTCGACCTTGCCGACACCGACGGGGACGGAGCCCTGGACCGCGCGGAGTTCACGCGGCTGCGCGAGGCGCTGGGCAATCCGGCCGGCAACGCCGGATCGGCGTTCGACGCGCTGGACGCCGACGGCGCCGGACACGTCGACCGGGACGCCTACCTGGCCTCGATCCGCACCTTCGTCACCGACGGCGCCTCACCCATGGCCGAAGCCCTGCACCGTTAGGGCAGGGCCGGCCGGCTCCTCGCGCGTGATCCGCCGGGCCGTCAGCTCCGCTGGAAGAACTCCACCTCCGCCAGGGCGAGATGGCGGTCCGGAGCCGTCAACCCGGCGGGGGCGTCGAGGGTCAGCCGGATCGTCGTGGCTTCGCTGATGCCCGTGGGGAAGGTCTGCGGACCGGGCTTGTCGCTCAGGGTGAGCTTCTTGCGGACCTGCCGGCCGTCCCGCGACGTCACTTCCATGTCGATCTGGAGCGCCCGTCCCTGTTTCGCGTAGTCCTCCGGCGAGGACGAGGCGCCGTTGGTGATGATCACGTCGACCAGGCGGAACGGCTTGGTGAAGGTGTACGTCACCGAGGCACCGGGGCCGGGCGCGCCCCAGTAGCGGTTGCTGAGCCCGTCCGTGGCGTGGCTCACCGGGTGCCCGGGCAGCTCGGCGCTCGCCTCGACGCGGGCCGCGGTCACCGCCTTGGCCTTGCCGAGCTTGTCCCGGGTGTCCTCGATCAGGTGGCGTCCGGCCGGCAGCATCAGGAAGCCGGCCGCGCACAGGGCCAGCACCACGGCCAGGATCACCAGGAAGCGCACCATCCGGCCCGAGCCCGCCCGTGTGCGGCGGCGGAACGGCCAGACCGTCCGCCACCACGGCAGGGGAGCCGGTGCGGTGCCGGGCGTCAGCGGCGCCGCGCAGCGGCGGCAGAAGCGGCGGTCCGGCGGGTTGGGCGTGCCGCAGGAGGGACACGGCACCCCGGCCACGTCGTCGTTCACCGCGGCGGGACGCACGACCGGGCGCGGCGCGACGGCCTTCGCGGGCTGGACGGGCTGCGGGGGCTGGACGGGCTGCGGGGCCGATGCCTCCGGGGCGGCGGGCGGTACGGCGGCGGCGGGCGGCACAGTGGCGGGGGTCGTGTGCGGCTGGGTGTCGGGGCTCCGCCCCGCGCCCGGTGCCTCAAACTCCCCCAGACTCCGTCCGGGGGGACCCCCAGGCGGGGCTGGAGTTGCCCCGGTGGCGCCGTCGGCGCTCCGGGCGGCGGGCGGCGGGGATTCCGCCCGTTCCGGGGCCGTGGCCCGGGGGGTGGTCGGGGTGGTGTCCTCCGACCAGCCCAGGTAGGCACCGCAGTTGCCGCAGAAGTCGTCCGTCACACCATTGGACGCACCGCACACGGGACACGCACGCAACGCCGTCACCTCCCTTCACCCGCGGGCGGCCCGGACAGGACCTCCACCCGACAGACCGTGTGGACAGGGCACAGGGTGCGGACGAGCGAGCGGACCCGGTCCGCGTCCACCTCGTACGCCCCTCCCTCGCGGTGCGGCCACACCCGTACCAGCACCTCGTCGGCCGGGGGAGGGGGCAGCTCGCCGCCGCCCGTACGGGACCAACTGGCACCGCCGTCCCCGCTGACCTCGGCGGACACCCCCAGCACCAGGCGCAGGGCCTCGATCAGGCCGCGCCGGGTGCCGCGCCATCGGTGCAGTTCCACCGCGCGGGCCACCGCCTCGCGCCGCAGTTCGACCGGCCAGCGGGGGTCGTCGACACCGCCCACCCAGGAGGCCAGCCAGGACAGGAAGTCGGCCGGGGCCAGCCGGGGATCGAGGTAGGAGGGCAGGTTGTCGAGGGTCGTGAACACAGGGGCCAGGACCGTGTCCAGCCCCGCCGTGAACCGCTGGGCGAAGTCGTCGTCGGCGTACAGCGCGGGCAGCTGCGCGCCGATCGGGTGCTGGCTGGGCAGGCCGGGGACGGCGGCCCGGCTCATCCGCGGACCTCCGGCTCCGGGGCCGTCACGACCACCTGGTGCTGGTAGGAGAAGACCAGGGCGCCCGCGCCGATGTCGATCCGGTCGACCGGGGCACCGCGCCGCCCCGTGATCGGGTCGGCGGCGAACATCCGGATCTCCTCCACCAGCACGTCCCCGATGGCGCGTTGCAGTACGCCGAACACCTCGCCGTACTGCACGGGCCGGCCGAACGGCCAGCCGGCGCCGTCGGGCCCGCCGCGCAACGG is a genomic window containing:
- a CDS encoding zinc ribbon domain-containing protein is translated as MTDDFCGNCGAYLGWSEDTTPTTPRATAPERAESPPPAARSADGATGATPAPPGGPPGRSLGEFEAPGAGRSPDTQPHTTPATVPPAAAVPPAAPEASAPQPVQPPQPVQPAKAVAPRPVVRPAAVNDDVAGVPCPSCGTPNPPDRRFCRRCAAPLTPGTAPAPLPWWRTVWPFRRRTRAGSGRMVRFLVILAVVLALCAAGFLMLPAGRHLIEDTRDKLGKAKAVTAARVEASAELPGHPVSHATDGLSNRYWGAPGPGASVTYTFTKPFRLVDVIITNGASSSPEDYAKQGRALQIDMEVTSRDGRQVRKKLTLSDKPGPQTFPTGISEATTIRLTLDAPAGLTAPDRHLALAEVEFFQRS
- a CDS encoding NADP-dependent oxidoreductase, which encodes MSAVVVNEFGGPERVESAEVPVPRPAAGQVLIRVRAAGLNPVDGAVRAGVFGGAGQRLGLGWDAAGEIAEVGADVTGWSRGDRVVGLHYGPVKPLGTHAEYAVLDASAVAAAPATVDAVAAAALPLGGLTAARAVDQLGLAPGATLLVTGAAGVVGGLAVQLAARAGLVVTALAGVEDEELVRSLGAAAFVPRGAAPAGPVDGVLDAAVLGEPALGFVRDGGVYVGLRPGAAPAAERGIRVEEQEVAADGRHLARLVALVDEGALTLRVADAFPLADAQKAHALLATPGTRGRIILTA
- a CDS encoding GNAT family N-acetyltransferase; its protein translation is MESVLLTPWGAGDFWMLERKNEAVMTRYLGGPEPAEKLHDRQRRYEALSAREPAAGRMFRVVLEGSGESVGSIGFWEREWQGEPVYEAGWGVLPEFQGRGLAVAALTELLAYARIHGSRDTVHAFPGTDHAASNAVCRRAGFECLGEVDFEYPPGVPHPSFDWCYRLRPVTPSG
- a CDS encoding phage tail protein, whose amino-acid sequence is MSRAAVPGLPSQHPIGAQLPALYADDDFAQRFTAGLDTVLAPVFTTLDNLPSYLDPRLAPADFLSWLASWVGGVDDPRWPVELRREAVARAVELHRWRGTRRGLIEALRLVLGVSAEVSGDGGASWSRTGGGELPPPPADEVLVRVWPHREGGAYEVDADRVRSLVRTLCPVHTVCRVEVLSGPPAGEGR
- a CDS encoding EF-hand domain-containing protein; this encodes MDTITAKGHIFAMLDVDGDGVISRREYLARPERAAVALGRRAQDPLVAVARTAHERVFASMDANGDGEVSFEEYAAWAGAEAFDEVCRQALGSLFDLADTDGDGALDRAEFTRLREALGNPAGNAGSAFDALDADGAGHVDRDAYLASIRTFVTDGASPMAEALHR
- a CDS encoding winged helix-turn-helix transcriptional regulator; its protein translation is MATRTAAALREEARFAYDAFLKECPTSQLLARISDKWVGLIVSALGQAEDRSMRYSDLGRKIPGVSQKMLTQTLRSLERDGLVTRTVTPTVPVRVDYRLTDLGSSLGCLLSSVKLWAENHFDEVNTHRESYDQTTATP
- a CDS encoding Mut7-C ubiquitin/RNAse domain-containing protein: MNGPGIQLTLAPELRLFAAPSRRAERVPTATDGASSLGHVVESAGVPLTEVGRLLVDGREVPVSYVPQDGQSVEVFGVDRPQQVPGAPLRFLLDVHLGTLARRLRLLGVDAAYENEDIGDPALATRSAAEQRVLLSRDRGLLRRRELFAGAYVYSDNPDDQLRDILGRFAPALAPWTRCTACNGPLHEADKDSVGDRLEHGTHRSYDVFAQCTDCERVYWRGAHHARLERIVDEAVLEFGTADSGTV